A part of Trueperaceae bacterium genomic DNA contains:
- the tuf gene encoding elongation factor Tu, protein MAKGVFERTKPHVNVGTIGHVDHGKTTLTAAITFTAASVDSSVEVQSYDQIDKAPEERARGITINTSHVEYQTAARHYSHVDCPGHADYVKNMITGAAQMDGAILVVSAADGPMPQTREHIVLARQVGVPYIVVFLNKVDMVEDEELLELVEMEVRELLSSYEFPGDDLPVVRGSALRALEVLQGEPKVARGVNEWVDRVWGLLDAVDAYIPTPVRDVDRAFLMPVEDVFTITGRGTVATGRIERGVVRTGDEVEVVGLSDTRRSVVTGVEMHRKTLDSGMAGDNVGVLLRGVGRDDIERGQVLARPGSITPHVGFGASVYILRKEEGGRHSAFFSGYRPQFYFRTTDVTGVVSLPSGVEMVMPGDNVELSVELIKPIAMEEGLRFAIREGGRTVGAGVVTSITK, encoded by the coding sequence ATGGCTAAGGGTGTGTTTGAGCGTACGAAGCCGCATGTGAATGTGGGGACGATTGGGCATGTGGATCATGGGAAGACGACGTTGACGGCTGCGATTACGTTTACGGCGGCTTCGGTTGATTCGTCGGTTGAGGTGCAGTCGTATGATCAGATTGATAAGGCGCCTGAGGAGCGGGCGCGTGGGATTACGATTAATACGTCGCATGTTGAGTATCAGACTGCGGCTCGGCATTATTCGCATGTTGATTGTCCGGGGCATGCGGATTATGTGAAGAATATGATTACTGGTGCGGCGCAGATGGATGGTGCGATTTTGGTGGTGTCGGCTGCTGATGGTCCGATGCCGCAGACGCGTGAGCATATTGTGTTGGCGCGTCAGGTGGGGGTGCCGTATATTGTGGTGTTTTTGAATAAGGTGGATATGGTGGAGGATGAGGAGTTGTTGGAGTTGGTGGAGATGGAGGTGCGTGAGTTGTTGTCTTCGTATGAGTTTCCTGGGGATGATTTGCCGGTGGTGCGTGGGTCGGCTTTGCGGGCGTTGGAGGTTTTGCAGGGGGAGCCGAAGGTGGCGCGTGGTGTGAATGAGTGGGTTGATCGGGTGTGGGGGTTGTTGGATGCGGTGGATGCTTATATTCCGACGCCGGTGCGGGATGTTGATCGGGCGTTTTTGATGCCGGTGGAGGATGTGTTTACGATTACGGGTCGTGGGACGGTGGCTACGGGTCGTATTGAGCGTGGTGTGGTGCGGACGGGGGATGAGGTTGAGGTTGTGGGGTTGTCTGATACTCGTAGGAGTGTTGTGACGGGTGTTGAGATGCATCGTAAGACGTTGGATTCGGGGATGGCTGGGGATAATGTTGGGGTGTTGTTGCGTGGGGTGGGGCGTGATGATATTGAGCGGGGTCAGGTGTTGGCTCGGCCGGGTTCGATTACGCCGCATGTGGGGTTTGGTGCGTCTGTGTATATTTTGAGGAAGGAGGAGGGTGGTCGTCACTCTGCTTTTTTCTCGGGGTATCGTCCGCAGTTTTATTTTCGGACGACGGATGTGACGGGTGTGGTGTCGTTGCCGTCTGGGGTGGAGATGGTGATGCCTGGGGATAATGTGGAGTTGTCGGTTGAGTTGATTAAGCCGATTGCGATGGAGGAGGGGTTGCGGTTTGCGATTCGTGAGGGTGGGCGTACGGTTGGTGCTGGGGTTGTGACCAGCATCACGAAGTAA
- the rpmG gene encoding 50S ribosomal protein L33 — protein sequence MASDVRIKLLLECTECKRRNYATHKNRRNTQGKMELKKYCPWDRKHTVHKEVKV from the coding sequence ATGGCCAGTGATGTTCGGATCAAACTGCTTCTAGAGTGCACGGAGTGCAAGCGGCGCAACTACGCCACGCACAAGAACCGGCGCAACACCCAAGGCAAGATGGAGCTGAAGAAGTACTGCCCATGGGACCGCAAGCACACGGTGCACAAAGAGGTGAAGGTCTAA
- the secE gene encoding preprotein translocase subunit SecE — MFKGLIQYLRNSRAELGRVTWPTRKEVIQATEATLLFVLVTALFLFVADLTLGNLLGLIT, encoded by the coding sequence GTGTTCAAGGGCCTCATCCAGTACCTGAGGAACTCGCGGGCCGAGCTCGGCCGCGTGACCTGGCCGACGCGCAAGGAAGTCATCCAGGCCACCGAGGCTACGCTGCTGTTCGTCCTCGTCACCGCGCTGTTCCTGTTCGTCGCCGACCTCACGCTTGGCAACCTGCTCGGCCTGATCACCTGA
- the nusG gene encoding transcription termination/antitermination protein NusG has translation MSIEWYAVHTYVGHEEKAKENILSRARSLGMAESIYQVVVPVETTMEHIGGGKKKETTRKLFPGYIFVQMDLGDNPDEPNEAWEVVRYTPGVTGFVGTATHAVPLSPDEEARMLTAMGVTGQREAPKVRITFNVGDMVQVTAGPFADFTGVVSEVNPERGKVKVLVSIFGRETPVELDFSQVIRA, from the coding sequence ATGAGCATCGAGTGGTATGCCGTGCACACCTACGTGGGGCACGAAGAGAAAGCCAAGGAGAACATCCTGAGCAGGGCGAGGTCGCTCGGCATGGCCGAGTCGATCTATCAGGTCGTCGTGCCCGTCGAAACGACCATGGAGCATATCGGCGGCGGCAAGAAGAAGGAGACGACCCGCAAGCTGTTCCCCGGCTACATCTTCGTTCAGATGGACCTGGGCGACAACCCGGACGAGCCCAACGAGGCTTGGGAAGTCGTGCGCTACACGCCGGGGGTCACGGGCTTCGTAGGCACGGCCACCCACGCGGTGCCCCTCTCACCCGACGAGGAAGCCCGCATGCTCACCGCCATGGGCGTCACTGGCCAGCGGGAGGCCCCGAAGGTCAGGATCACCTTCAACGTCGGCGACATGGTCCAGGTCACCGCCGGGCCGTTCGCCGACTTCACGGGCGTGGTCTCCGAGGTCAACCCCGAACGCGGCAAGGTCAAGGTCCTCGTCTCCATCTTCGGGCGTGAGACGCCCGTGGAACTGGACTTCTCTCAGGTCATCCGCGCCTGA
- the rplK gene encoding 50S ribosomal protein L11, whose amino-acid sequence MAKKIAGIVKLQLPAGSATPAPPVGPALGQYGANIMQFVKEYNAATAAQAGAIVPVEITIFSDRSFTFVTKTSPASYLIKKAAGIPKGSAASNKDKVGKLTWAQCLEIGKTKMTDLNASDEVAAAKIIAGTARSMGVTVEGQPS is encoded by the coding sequence ATGGCAAAGAAGATCGCCGGAATCGTCAAGCTCCAGCTCCCGGCCGGGTCCGCCACGCCGGCACCACCCGTCGGTCCGGCGCTGGGCCAGTACGGTGCCAACATCATGCAGTTCGTGAAGGAGTACAACGCCGCCACGGCGGCGCAGGCCGGCGCCATCGTGCCGGTCGAGATCACGATCTTCTCGGACCGCTCGTTCACGTTCGTCACGAAGACCTCGCCGGCCAGCTACCTCATCAAGAAGGCCGCGGGCATCCCCAAGGGCTCCGCCGCCTCCAACAAGGACAAGGTGGGCAAGCTCACCTGGGCCCAGTGCCTCGAGATCGGCAAGACCAAGATGACCGACCTCAACGCCTCGGACGAGGTGGCCGCCGCCAAGATCATCGCGGGCACGGCGCGCTCCATGGGCGTCACCGTCGAAGGGCAGCCGAGCTGA
- the rplA gene encoding 50S ribosomal protein L1, which translates to MALHGKRYRELAKKVDKDRAYSVEEAAALVKELASAKFDETVEAHFRLGIDPRKSDQNVRGTVALPHGTGKTVRVLAITQGDGVAAAEAAGADFVGGTDIIERILGGWMDFDAVVATPDMMAAVGSKLGRVLGPRGLLPNPKAGTVGLDIGGIVRALKAGQIEFRADKTGVVHAPIGKASFSSAQIAENFAALRSAVEAAKPEAARGQYVKTIHVASTMGPSMRIALGAATEA; encoded by the coding sequence ATGGCGCTGCACGGTAAGCGTTACCGCGAGTTGGCGAAGAAGGTCGACAAGGACCGCGCGTACTCCGTCGAGGAGGCCGCCGCGCTCGTCAAGGAGCTCGCGAGCGCCAAGTTCGACGAGACCGTCGAGGCGCACTTCCGCCTCGGCATCGACCCGCGCAAGTCCGACCAGAACGTGCGCGGCACCGTCGCCCTGCCCCACGGCACCGGCAAGACGGTCCGCGTCCTCGCCATCACGCAGGGCGACGGCGTGGCCGCCGCCGAGGCCGCCGGCGCGGACTTCGTCGGTGGCACCGATATCATCGAGCGCATCCTCGGCGGTTGGATGGACTTCGACGCCGTGGTCGCTACCCCCGACATGATGGCCGCCGTCGGCTCCAAGCTCGGTAGGGTCCTCGGCCCGCGCGGTCTGCTCCCGAACCCGAAGGCCGGCACGGTCGGTCTCGACATCGGCGGCATCGTGCGCGCCCTCAAGGCCGGCCAGATCGAGTTCCGCGCCGACAAGACGGGCGTCGTCCACGCCCCGATCGGCAAGGCGAGCTTCTCTTCCGCCCAGATCGCCGAGAACTTCGCCGCCCTGCGCAGCGCGGTCGAGGCCGCGAAGCCCGAAGCCGCGCGCGGTCAGTACGTCAAGACCATCCACGTCGCCTCGACCATGGGACCGAGCATGCGCATCGCGCTCGGTGCCGCGACCGAGGCCTGA
- the rplJ gene encoding 50S ribosomal protein L10: MANPRNVTAVAELREQLGDAKTFFLVDYQGLSAGDLGRLRAAVRAAGGRMLVAKNTLINVVLKEQGIEGFEATLQGPTALVLVGDELVAPVKAITEFAKAHPKELPKSKGGRLEGSALGEDALVRIAKLPSKQQIQSQLVGVLIAPLQQLVGVLEGPQRNLVTVMNNYVDKQKDGGN, translated from the coding sequence ATGGCCAACCCCAGGAACGTGACTGCGGTCGCCGAGCTGCGCGAGCAACTCGGCGACGCCAAGACGTTCTTCCTGGTGGACTACCAGGGACTCTCCGCTGGCGACCTCGGTCGGTTGCGCGCTGCTGTGCGCGCCGCCGGCGGGAGGATGCTCGTCGCGAAGAACACCCTCATCAACGTCGTGCTCAAGGAGCAGGGCATCGAGGGGTTCGAGGCGACGTTGCAAGGACCGACGGCCCTCGTGCTCGTCGGCGACGAGCTCGTGGCGCCCGTCAAGGCGATCACCGAGTTCGCCAAGGCTCACCCCAAGGAGCTGCCCAAGTCCAAGGGCGGCCGCCTCGAGGGGAGTGCCCTCGGCGAGGACGCGCTCGTCCGCATCGCCAAGCTGCCTTCGAAGCAGCAGATCCAGAGCCAGTTGGTCGGCGTGCTCATCGCGCCGCTCCAACAGCTCGTCGGAGTGCTCGAAGGTCCGCAGCGGAACCTGGTCACCGTGATGAACAACTACGTTGACAAGCAGAAAGATGGAGGCAACTAA
- the rplL gene encoding 50S ribosomal protein L7/L12, producing MAFDKQAVIDQLSGLTVLELVELVDGLKEKWGVEAAAAMPMGMMMAGPAGGDLAPVEEQTEFTVSIKATSGDKKLSVIKEVRAITSLGLKEAKDLVEAGGVVKESATKDEAADIKAKLEAAGAQVEVK from the coding sequence ATGGCTTTCGACAAGCAAGCAGTGATCGATCAGCTCAGCGGCCTTACGGTCCTCGAGCTCGTGGAACTCGTGGACGGCCTCAAGGAGAAGTGGGGCGTCGAAGCCGCCGCCGCCATGCCCATGGGCATGATGATGGCCGGCCCGGCTGGCGGCGACCTGGCGCCCGTCGAGGAGCAGACCGAGTTCACGGTCAGCATCAAGGCGACGAGCGGCGACAAGAAGCTCAGCGTCATCAAGGAAGTGCGTGCCATCACGAGCCTCGGCCTCAAGGAGGCCAAGGACCTCGTGGAGGCGGGCGGCGTCGTCAAGGAGTCCGCTACCAAGGACGAAGCCGCGGACATCAAGGCCAAGCTCGAAGCCGCGGGCGCCCAAGTCGAGGTCAAGTAA
- a CDS encoding DNA-directed RNA polymerase subunit beta, producing the protein MREIRNFGRIKEVIELPNLTNIQITSYNNLLQLGKSAAERDDDVGLQAAFREVFPIDETERGRQTDLVIDFLEYRLDPPEYGPDECREKDLTYHAGLFAKLQLVHKDTGLIKEDEVFLGDLPLMTDDGSFIINGADRVIVSQIHRSPGVYFTESIVGVNQKRYTASIIPMPKRGPWIEVEFDNSNVLWMKVNKRKFQFTFLLRVLGYSDVQIRELFAGHESQIEPTLESEGAAGITPDEALLRLFTVLRPGDPPKVDKATQYLFGLLADPRRYDLGNAGRFKMNEKLKLDYPLNTKTLLGFEDGRFVDYGLVPTLQYLVRLQAGEEGYQVDDIDHLGNRRIRTVGELVADQIRVGLGRMARGVRERMLLGNPDGATPQKLVNSRPIVAALREFFGRSQLSQFKDQVNPLSELRHKRRISALGPGGLTRERAGFDVRDVHRTHYGRICPIETPEGANIGLITSLASFAKVNDRGFIEAPYRRVVNARVTDEVVYINAHDEDKHRIAQANTPLNDDGTFATETIVARDLGDAVLLTPDQVEFMDVSPKQIISVPTSLIPFLEHDDANRALMGSNMQSQAVPLIRARAPFVGTGVEERVSRDSGTVVLATEAGTVTYVDANRVVVENDRGIEREYQLTRFQRSNQNTNLNQRPVVDIGDRVLPNQTLADGPASEVGRLALGQNVLIALMPFDGYNFEDAIVLSENLVRSDAFTSVHIEKFEKEARDTKLGPEKITRDIPGLSEAALRDLDEDGVVRIGAEVRQGDILVGHTSFKGEKDPTPEERLLRSIFGEKAKEVKDTSLKVPPGDGGIVLRTVRFRKGDPGVELKPGVQEMVRVYIAQKRRLIEGDKLANRHGNKGVVAKILAPEDMPFLADGTPVDMVFNPLGVPSRMNLGQILETHLGLAALKHGVSYVTPVFDGARESEIKDLLEESARAEAAADAAAGFDTDTRALEVYRRSAKLGIIDRDLTAAEAHSALARSGKTVLFDGRTGEAIDAPIVVGIMYIMKLYHMVEDKMHARSTGPYSLITQQPLGGKAQFGGQRLGEMEVWALKAHGAAYTLQEMLTIKSDDIDGRNAAYEAIVKGNDVLEPTIPESFKVLVKELHSLGLDVSVLDADDKPVSIFDETGRHW; encoded by the coding sequence ATGCGCGAGATCCGGAACTTCGGCAGGATCAAGGAAGTCATCGAGCTGCCGAACCTGACCAACATCCAGATCACCTCGTACAACAACCTGCTGCAGCTCGGCAAGAGCGCGGCCGAGCGCGACGACGACGTCGGCCTGCAGGCTGCTTTCCGCGAGGTGTTCCCGATCGACGAGACGGAGCGCGGTCGCCAGACCGACCTCGTCATCGACTTCCTCGAGTACCGGCTGGACCCGCCCGAGTACGGTCCCGACGAGTGCCGCGAGAAGGACCTCACCTACCACGCCGGCCTGTTCGCCAAGCTCCAGCTCGTCCACAAGGACACGGGCCTGATCAAGGAGGACGAGGTCTTCCTGGGCGACCTGCCGCTGATGACGGACGACGGTTCGTTCATCATCAACGGCGCCGACCGCGTGATCGTCTCGCAGATCCACCGTAGCCCGGGCGTCTACTTCACCGAGTCGATCGTCGGCGTCAACCAGAAGCGCTACACGGCCAGCATCATCCCGATGCCGAAGCGCGGTCCGTGGATCGAGGTGGAGTTCGACAACTCCAACGTCTTATGGATGAAGGTGAACAAGCGCAAGTTCCAGTTCACGTTCCTCCTACGGGTCCTCGGCTACTCGGACGTCCAGATCCGTGAGCTGTTCGCCGGTCACGAGTCCCAGATCGAGCCGACGCTCGAGAGCGAGGGCGCCGCCGGGATCACGCCAGACGAGGCGTTGCTGAGGCTCTTCACCGTCCTGCGCCCCGGCGATCCGCCCAAGGTCGACAAGGCCACGCAGTACCTCTTCGGGCTCCTCGCCGATCCCCGCCGCTACGACCTCGGCAACGCGGGCCGCTTCAAGATGAACGAGAAGCTCAAGCTCGACTATCCTCTCAACACGAAGACGCTCCTTGGGTTCGAGGACGGCCGCTTCGTCGACTACGGCCTCGTGCCGACCCTCCAGTACCTCGTGCGCCTGCAGGCCGGCGAGGAGGGCTACCAGGTCGACGACATCGACCACCTCGGCAACCGCCGCATCCGCACCGTCGGTGAGCTCGTCGCCGATCAGATCCGCGTCGGCCTCGGGCGCATGGCGCGCGGTGTGCGCGAGCGCATGCTCCTCGGCAACCCCGACGGGGCCACGCCGCAGAAGCTCGTCAACAGCCGGCCGATCGTCGCCGCGCTGCGCGAGTTCTTCGGCCGCAGCCAGCTCAGCCAGTTCAAGGACCAGGTCAACCCGCTCTCCGAGCTCCGTCACAAGCGCCGCATCTCCGCCCTCGGCCCGGGCGGCCTGACGCGCGAGCGCGCCGGCTTCGACGTGCGTGACGTGCACCGTACGCACTACGGCCGCATCTGCCCTATCGAGACCCCGGAAGGCGCGAACATCGGCCTCATCACGTCGCTGGCGAGCTTCGCGAAGGTGAACGATCGCGGCTTCATCGAGGCGCCGTACCGCCGCGTCGTGAACGCCCGCGTCACGGACGAGGTCGTGTACATCAACGCTCACGACGAGGACAAGCACCGCATCGCGCAGGCGAACACGCCCCTCAACGACGACGGCACCTTCGCCACCGAGACGATCGTGGCACGCGACCTGGGCGATGCCGTGCTCCTCACGCCCGATCAGGTCGAGTTCATGGACGTGTCGCCCAAGCAGATCATCTCCGTGCCGACCTCGCTCATCCCGTTCCTCGAGCACGACGACGCGAACCGCGCGCTCATGGGCTCGAACATGCAGTCTCAGGCGGTGCCGCTGATCCGCGCCCGGGCGCCGTTCGTCGGCACGGGCGTCGAGGAGCGCGTGTCGCGCGACTCCGGCACCGTCGTGCTCGCCACCGAGGCCGGCACCGTCACCTACGTCGACGCCAACCGCGTCGTGGTCGAGAACGACAGGGGCATCGAGCGCGAGTACCAGCTCACGCGCTTCCAACGCTCCAACCAGAACACCAACCTGAACCAGCGCCCCGTCGTCGACATCGGCGACCGCGTCCTCCCCAACCAGACGCTCGCCGACGGCCCGGCCTCCGAGGTCGGCCGCCTCGCGCTCGGTCAGAACGTCCTCATCGCGCTCATGCCGTTCGACGGCTACAACTTCGAGGATGCCATCGTCCTGTCCGAGAACCTCGTGCGCTCGGACGCCTTCACGAGCGTGCACATCGAGAAGTTCGAGAAGGAAGCGCGCGACACGAAGCTCGGGCCGGAGAAGATCACCCGCGACATCCCGGGCCTCTCGGAGGCCGCGCTGCGCGACCTCGACGAGGACGGCGTCGTGCGCATCGGCGCCGAGGTGCGTCAGGGCGATATCCTCGTCGGCCACACGAGCTTCAAGGGCGAGAAGGACCCCACGCCCGAGGAGCGGCTGCTGCGCTCGATCTTCGGCGAGAAGGCCAAGGAAGTGAAGGACACGTCGCTCAAGGTGCCGCCGGGCGACGGCGGCATCGTGCTGCGCACGGTGCGCTTCCGCAAGGGCGACCCTGGTGTCGAGCTGAAGCCGGGCGTGCAGGAGATGGTGCGCGTCTACATCGCCCAGAAGCGCCGCCTCATCGAGGGCGACAAGCTGGCGAACCGCCACGGGAACAAGGGCGTCGTCGCCAAGATCCTGGCGCCGGAGGACATGCCGTTCCTCGCGGACGGCACCCCCGTGGACATGGTCTTCAACCCCCTCGGCGTCCCGTCACGCATGAACCTCGGCCAGATCCTCGAGACCCACCTCGGGCTCGCGGCCCTCAAGCACGGCGTCTCGTACGTCACGCCCGTGTTCGACGGCGCGCGCGAGAGCGAGATCAAGGACCTCCTCGAGGAGTCGGCGCGCGCCGAGGCCGCCGCGGACGCGGCCGCCGGGTTCGACACCGACACGCGCGCGCTCGAGGTCTACCGCCGCTCGGCGAAGCTGGGCATCATCGATCGCGACCTCACCGCGGCGGAGGCGCACTCGGCGCTCGCCCGCTCGGGCAAGACGGTGCTGTTCGACGGGCGCACGGGCGAGGCCATCGACGCGCCGATCGTCGTCGGGATCATGTACATCATGAAGCTCTACCACATGGTCGAGGACAAGATGCACGCCCGCTCCACCGGCCCGTACTCGCTGATCACCCAGCAGCCGCTCGGGGGCAAGGCGCAGTTCGGCGGTCAGCGTCTCGGCGAGATGGAAGTGTGGGCCCTCAAGGCGCACGGCGCCGCCTACACGCTCCAGGAGATGCTCACCATCAAGTCGGACGACATCGATGGGCGCAACGCCGCTTACGAGGCGATCGTGAAGGGGAACGACGTCCTCGAGCCAACCATCCCCGAGTCGTTCAAGGTGCTGGTCAAGGAACTACACTCCCTCGGGCTCGACGTCAGCGTGCTTGACGCAGACGACAAGCCCGTGAGCATCTTCGACGAGACGGGACGGCACTGGTGA